A single Providencia manganoxydans DNA region contains:
- a CDS encoding D-amino acid dehydrogenase — protein MKVLVLGAGVIGVTTAWYLAQEGHEVVVLDRQMDVAEETSAGNAGQISPGYATPWGAPGIPLKAVKWMFEKHAPLAIKPDGTLFQLRWMWQMLKNCDIQHYAMNKSRMVRIAEYSRDCIRQLRADTGISYEGRQGGTLQLFRTEKQFESAANDIAVLKQEGVPYELLTANELSKAEPALEYVKHKLTGGLRLPNDETGDCQQFTKKLAKLAQNAGVKFQFGSHIEQILTEGNKVSGVRCDGVIMQADRYVVAMGSYSTELLANLVKIPVYPLKGYSLTMPIIDAQRAPTSTILDETYKIAVTRFDDRIRVGGMAEVVGFNLNILKKRCETLKMVVQDLYQGGGDIDQATFWTGLRPMTPDGTPIVGSTAYTNLYLNTGHGTLGWTMACGSGKLLADLISGNTPDISSDDLSVHRYIDGFNTKLTPRSQLSPAR, from the coding sequence ATGAAAGTTTTAGTATTAGGTGCAGGTGTTATTGGAGTGACTACGGCTTGGTATTTGGCTCAGGAAGGGCATGAAGTGGTCGTTTTAGACAGACAAATGGATGTTGCAGAAGAAACCAGCGCCGGTAATGCAGGGCAAATATCTCCTGGCTATGCAACACCATGGGGAGCACCGGGTATTCCCCTCAAAGCGGTTAAATGGATGTTCGAAAAGCACGCACCTTTAGCGATTAAGCCCGATGGGACTTTATTCCAATTACGTTGGATGTGGCAAATGCTCAAAAACTGCGATATTCAACATTATGCGATGAATAAAAGTCGTATGGTACGTATTGCTGAATATAGCCGTGATTGCATCAGGCAGCTGCGTGCTGATACCGGTATCAGCTATGAAGGACGCCAAGGTGGTACCTTACAACTGTTTAGAACGGAAAAACAGTTTGAAAGTGCAGCGAATGATATTGCTGTTTTAAAGCAAGAAGGTGTTCCTTATGAATTATTAACCGCGAATGAGTTATCAAAGGCTGAACCCGCACTTGAGTATGTTAAGCACAAATTAACCGGTGGCTTACGTTTGCCTAATGATGAAACAGGGGATTGCCAACAATTTACTAAAAAACTGGCAAAATTGGCGCAAAACGCAGGGGTTAAATTTCAATTCGGCAGCCATATTGAACAAATTTTAACTGAGGGTAATAAGGTCAGTGGTGTTCGTTGTGATGGCGTTATAATGCAAGCCGATCGCTATGTGGTTGCTATGGGGTCATATTCGACTGAGCTATTGGCTAATTTAGTGAAGATCCCAGTCTACCCATTGAAAGGTTACTCTTTAACTATGCCGATTATTGATGCTCAGAGGGCTCCAACTTCAACCATACTTGATGAAACTTATAAAATCGCAGTGACGCGGTTTGATGATAGGATCCGAGTTGGTGGAATGGCTGAAGTGGTTGGCTTTAATCTAAATATACTGAAAAAGCGCTGTGAGACCCTTAAAATGGTCGTGCAAGATCTTTATCAGGGTGGTGGTGATATCGATCAAGCCACATTTTGGACCGGTTTACGTCCTATGACTCCTGATGGCACCCCGATTGTTGGGTCTACCGCATATACAAATTTATATTTAAACACAGGGCATGGCACATTAGGCTGGACGATGGCATGTGGTTCTGGCAAGTTATTGGCTGATCTGATCTCTGGTAATACTCCAGACATATCTTCAGATGACCTATCAGTACATAGATATATTGATGGTTTTAATACCAAATTAACACCTCGTAGCCAGTTATCACCAGCACGTTGA
- the alr gene encoding alanine racemase, which yields MPRPISAVIHLQNFTHNLSVTRRHAGASKIWSVMKADAYGHSIKHVWKALSSTDGFAILDLHEAILLREEGWTGPILLLEGFFQQDDLKVVDQYQLTTSVHSDWQLDAIENATFTAPISVYAKLNSGMNRLGFSPDKYADAVKRLSSMSNVSSVTLMTHFANSDLTTGTDLPHQRIKPFIDHNYPVCIANSGATLWHPKTHYDWVRSGVILYGASPSGKWQDIADKDLRATMTLRSQIIGMHYIAAGESIGYGSKFTASQPMKIATVACGYADGYPRHAPTGTPVWLNGQRCALLGAVSMDMLTIDVSECQEVSIGDEVELWGKNLPIDDVAQAAGTIGYELMCALAKRVPVLYEE from the coding sequence ATGCCACGCCCAATTAGTGCGGTGATCCACCTGCAAAATTTTACGCATAATTTGTCTGTTACCCGTCGGCATGCAGGCGCGTCTAAAATATGGTCAGTAATGAAAGCAGATGCTTATGGGCACAGCATTAAACATGTATGGAAAGCATTATCGTCAACAGATGGGTTTGCCATTCTTGATTTGCATGAAGCTATATTATTACGTGAAGAAGGGTGGACAGGGCCTATCCTGTTGTTAGAAGGATTTTTTCAGCAAGATGATCTAAAAGTTGTTGATCAATACCAGTTAACCACCTCGGTTCATAGTGATTGGCAATTGGATGCGATTGAAAATGCGACGTTTACAGCACCTATTTCAGTGTACGCTAAATTAAACAGTGGAATGAATCGCTTAGGTTTTTCACCTGATAAGTATGCTGATGCAGTTAAAAGACTCTCATCAATGTCTAATGTAAGCAGCGTCACTTTAATGACCCATTTTGCCAATTCCGATCTGACAACAGGTACAGACCTGCCACATCAACGGATTAAGCCGTTTATTGATCATAATTATCCCGTATGTATTGCAAATTCAGGTGCAACATTGTGGCATCCTAAAACCCATTATGATTGGGTACGCTCAGGGGTGATATTGTATGGCGCATCACCGAGTGGCAAATGGCAAGATATCGCAGATAAAGATTTACGGGCAACCATGACACTCAGATCGCAAATTATTGGTATGCATTATATTGCAGCGGGAGAATCGATTGGCTATGGCAGCAAATTTACCGCGTCACAACCAATGAAAATAGCGACAGTGGCTTGTGGTTATGCAGATGGTTACCCTCGTCATGCCCCAACGGGTACTCCTGTTTGGTTGAATGGCCAGCGATGTGCATTATTAGGTGCGGTTTCAATGGATATGTTAACTATTGATGTGAGTGAATGCCAAGAGGTCAGTATTGGTGATGAAGTTGAATTATGGGGGAAAAATTTACCTATTGATGATGTTGCCCAAGCCGCAGGAACGATTGGCTATGAATTGATGTGTGCTTTAGCGAAAAGAGTACCTGTCTTATATGAAGAGTGA
- a CDS encoding MipA/OmpV family protein, whose protein sequence is MSKTIKLTSLAVALGLISSAAVAGTWSVGGSVLAQSTPYKGIKSKDYVTPVPIVNYDSENFYFHTLAAGYYLWNDQADQLSIDAYYYPQFFKPKDNDDRDMRQLDRRRDTVMGGFTYKHKADWGTIRTVASGDILGISNGLRAEVAYLYGFHGDKWSLVPGVGIKWDSKNQNRYEYGVSSKESRNSGLERYRPGDSWTPYVELSGNYRFTDNWSAFAMGRVDRLPSEVKDSPMVNKSVSAIVWSGITYTF, encoded by the coding sequence ATGTCTAAGACAATTAAGTTAACATCACTTGCTGTTGCTCTAGGTTTAATATCTTCCGCTGCGGTTGCTGGCACATGGTCAGTTGGTGGTTCTGTTTTGGCACAGTCGACGCCATATAAAGGTATTAAATCGAAAGATTATGTCACGCCAGTTCCGATTGTTAACTATGACAGTGAGAATTTTTACTTTCATACGTTAGCAGCTGGCTATTACTTATGGAATGACCAAGCTGATCAGTTGTCAATTGACGCTTATTATTATCCGCAATTTTTTAAACCTAAAGATAATGACGATCGTGACATGCGTCAATTGGATCGCCGTCGTGATACTGTGATGGGCGGTTTTACTTATAAGCATAAGGCTGACTGGGGTACTATCAGAACCGTTGCTTCTGGCGATATCTTAGGCATCAGTAATGGTTTACGTGCTGAAGTTGCATACCTATATGGTTTCCATGGTGACAAGTGGTCATTAGTACCAGGGGTAGGTATCAAGTGGGATAGTAAAAATCAAAATCGTTATGAGTATGGTGTTTCTTCAAAAGAATCTCGTAATAGCGGTTTAGAGCGTTATCGTCCGGGGGATAGCTGGACACCATATGTAGAATTATCAGGTAATTATCGATTTACTGATAATTGGAGTGCGTTCGCTATGGGTCGTGTTGACCGTTTACCAAGCGAAGTTAAAGATAGCCCAATGGTTAATAAATCTGTTTCTGCGATTGTGTGGAGTGGTATAACGTATACATTCTAA
- a CDS encoding D-hexose-6-phosphate mutarotase yields the protein MHDKLFALPVIKQLSAYISQRQLGELPLILISHPKVRGAVSLQGAQLIDWQPHGQKPCLWLSSESAFKTGTAIRGGIPICWPWFGPVASPSHGFARILPWQFTAHNEHEDGVILTFTLTDTEYTRKLWPHEFTLILRMKLGETCEIELESYGDFETTAAMHTYLNIGDIQKTTVYGLGGHYFDKVADREVYEDKPLKINAQTDRIYSEPEEYSLIRDDSWSRTIEIHHYHNSDVVCWNPWAELTCSMQDMPNNGYRQMICVETARINKPMKSENQNPARLSLVMMSRDNKPQE from the coding sequence ATGCATGATAAACTCTTTGCTCTACCGGTTATTAAGCAGCTTTCAGCCTATATCAGTCAACGCCAATTAGGTGAACTTCCTTTAATTCTCATATCCCATCCTAAAGTACGTGGGGCCGTGAGTCTTCAAGGAGCACAATTAATTGACTGGCAGCCTCATGGGCAAAAACCCTGCCTTTGGCTAAGTAGCGAAAGCGCCTTCAAAACAGGTACAGCAATTCGTGGGGGCATTCCCATTTGTTGGCCTTGGTTTGGTCCTGTCGCGAGCCCTAGCCATGGTTTTGCACGTATTTTGCCATGGCAATTTACTGCACATAATGAGCATGAAGATGGTGTGATCCTTACCTTTACCCTCACCGATACGGAATATACGCGCAAACTTTGGCCACATGAATTCACGCTAATATTACGCATGAAACTCGGAGAGACCTGTGAAATTGAATTAGAAAGCTATGGTGATTTTGAAACAACCGCAGCAATGCATACTTACCTTAATATTGGTGATATTCAAAAAACAACAGTATATGGCTTAGGTGGCCATTACTTCGACAAAGTCGCTGATCGTGAAGTTTATGAGGACAAACCACTAAAAATTAATGCTCAAACTGATCGAATTTATTCAGAGCCAGAAGAATACAGCTTGATCCGCGATGATAGCTGGTCACGAACCATAGAAATTCATCACTATCATAATTCAGATGTCGTGTGCTGGAATCCATGGGCTGAGTTAACATGCAGTATGCAAGATATGCCAAATAATGGTTATAGGCAGATGATATGCGTGGAAACTGCTCGGATCAATAAACCCATGAAAAGCGAGAATCAAAACCCAGCACGACTTTCGCTAGTCATGATGTCACGAGACAATAAACCTCAAGAGTAA
- the gapA gene encoding glyceraldehyde-3-phosphate dehydrogenase, translating into MTIKVGINGFGRIGRIVFRAAQERSDIEIVAINDLLDADYMAYMLKYDSTHGRFNGTVEVKDGHLVVNGKKIRVTAEKDPANLKWNEVGVDVVAEATGIFLTDETARKHIQAGAKKVVLTGPSKDDTPMFVMGVNHKSYAGQEIVSNASCTTNCLAPLAKVINDKFGIVEGLMTTVHATTATQKTVDGPSHKDWRGGRGAAQNIIPSSTGAAKAVGKVIPELNGKLTGMSFRVPTPNVSVVDLTVRMEKPATYAQICDAIKEAAAGELKGVLGYTEDDVVSTDFNGEKLTSVFDAKAGIALNDNFVKLVSWYDNETGYSNKVLDLIAHISK; encoded by the coding sequence ATGACTATCAAAGTAGGTATTAATGGTTTTGGTCGTATTGGCCGTATCGTTTTCCGTGCTGCACAAGAGCGTTCTGATATCGAAATCGTTGCTATCAACGACCTGCTCGATGCAGACTATATGGCTTACATGCTGAAATATGACTCTACTCACGGTCGTTTCAACGGTACTGTTGAAGTTAAAGATGGTCACCTAGTTGTAAATGGCAAAAAAATTCGCGTTACTGCAGAAAAAGATCCTGCAAACCTGAAGTGGAACGAAGTTGGTGTTGACGTTGTTGCTGAAGCAACCGGTATCTTCTTAACTGATGAGACTGCACGTAAACACATTCAAGCAGGTGCGAAGAAAGTTGTTCTTACTGGCCCATCTAAAGACGACACTCCAATGTTCGTTATGGGTGTTAACCATAAGAGCTATGCAGGTCAAGAAATCGTTTCTAACGCTTCTTGTACAACTAACTGCTTGGCACCTCTGGCTAAAGTTATCAATGACAAGTTTGGTATCGTTGAAGGTCTGATGACGACTGTTCACGCAACAACTGCAACACAAAAAACAGTTGATGGTCCTTCTCACAAAGACTGGCGTGGTGGTCGTGGTGCTGCTCAAAACATCATCCCATCATCAACTGGTGCTGCTAAAGCAGTAGGTAAAGTTATTCCTGAACTGAATGGCAAACTGACTGGTATGTCTTTCCGTGTTCCGACTCCTAACGTTTCAGTCGTTGACTTAACTGTTCGTATGGAAAAACCAGCAACTTACGCACAAATCTGTGATGCTATCAAAGAAGCAGCAGCAGGCGAGCTAAAAGGCGTTCTGGGTTACACTGAAGATGACGTTGTATCTACTGATTTCAACGGTGAAAAACTGACTTCAGTATTCGATGCTAAAGCAGGTATCGCACTGAACGACAACTTTGTAAAACTGGTTTCTTGGTATGACAACGAAACTGGCTACTCAAACAAAGTTCTTGACCTGATCGCTCACATCTCTAAATAA
- the msrB gene encoding peptide-methionine (R)-S-oxide reductase MsrB → MTDKDKQPIDLSELNDIQQYVTQQAGTERPFTGTLLHNRKDGVYECLCCGTPLFLSETKFDAGCGWPSFYQPVSEEAIKYIEDFSHGMHRIEVRCQNCNAHLGHVFPDGPQPTGQRYCINSASLSFIDEQTGEKTRG, encoded by the coding sequence ATGACAGATAAAGATAAGCAACCGATTGATTTATCGGAGCTAAATGATATTCAGCAATATGTGACTCAACAAGCGGGCACTGAACGACCTTTTACAGGAACGTTATTGCATAACCGTAAAGATGGTGTGTATGAATGCCTATGTTGTGGCACGCCATTATTTCTTTCTGAGACAAAATTTGATGCAGGATGTGGCTGGCCAAGCTTTTATCAGCCAGTCAGCGAAGAAGCGATTAAATATATCGAAGATTTTTCTCATGGTATGCATCGGATTGAAGTGCGCTGTCAAAACTGTAATGCGCATTTAGGGCATGTTTTTCCAGATGGTCCGCAACCTACAGGGCAGCGTTACTGCATTAATTCAGCATCGTTAAGCTTCATCGATGAGCAAACGGGTGAAAAGACCCGTGGATAG
- a CDS encoding YeaC family protein translates to MTPEIYQRLVTAVELGKWPDGVALTPEQKEHSLQMVMLWQSRNNHSPEHMTIGTDGQITMKSKQELKSMFQGDILATLKPQNQD, encoded by the coding sequence ATGACCCCTGAAATTTATCAGCGCTTAGTGACCGCTGTTGAGTTGGGTAAATGGCCCGATGGGGTCGCATTAACGCCTGAGCAGAAAGAGCATAGCCTACAAATGGTGATGCTGTGGCAATCAAGGAATAATCATTCACCAGAACATATGACAATTGGTACGGATGGGCAAATTACGATGAAAAGTAAGCAGGAGCTCAAATCCATGTTTCAAGGTGATATATTGGCGACATTGAAACCGCAAAATCAAGATTAA
- a CDS encoding colicin-like bacteriocin tRNase domain-containing protein translates to MANNDSHDSMSVSASPDSDDNNGRGTGPEGRGDSGGSRGSSHSRSVNFSQTPEKQAIINPLILLPVTIAVVEGTWGVTVSAVRSTPTPLAQLVAKVINSAPIAARAVGFTISAIYPTPVAPDNIDPYFAEHQRQLADIVARQNLQDKTYSVTALPASLVTDTPISSIAQLQEVTAKVIAEPVIDPVTEQKVTALTKTDRKVSVVKATRTRRTSVYSVAAVPNQPPLQVYVDMREPRGLASSPAIIESALPVSLLPSPVAQTTHHIVDFGDEHAPIYLSISKQNTSQQLALEVEEAKRRDEEFLDTHPIEAAERELAAAQSQLSSARANLGLRQRQLQALQNTSEALAFTDPQRHPLEIRFDDWISGLGSSYRDGSVLLHLNAIIDSPTNLAFLMQHGATRYVADVLEVNNIEAPTEGGRRVALAVRDKLIELYDELHQRFLRSIKLIDDAEKILALAEAEVKDAEDKTAAAEDKVAKENKRREEGTVTGNGEAVGEQWLEDANKGNGVPIPEQIAEKLRGKKFKTFDKFRKAFWEEVSKDPELFDQFCDANKGNIKKGKAPVPVEEEQVGGRVKFELHHEEPIAQGGEVYGIDNLRVVTPKRHIGIHKKG, encoded by the coding sequence ATGGCAAATAATGATTCTCATGACAGCATGAGCGTATCAGCAAGCCCCGATAGTGATGACAACAATGGAAGAGGAACAGGTCCAGAAGGGCGAGGGGATTCGGGGGGGAGTCGTGGCAGCTCTCACTCACGTTCTGTAAATTTTAGCCAAACACCTGAAAAACAAGCCATTATTAACCCACTTATTCTACTCCCTGTCACCATTGCTGTAGTGGAAGGAACATGGGGTGTCACAGTAAGTGCCGTTCGTTCTACACCTACACCATTAGCTCAATTGGTTGCAAAGGTGATTAATTCAGCACCAATAGCTGCTCGAGCTGTAGGATTTACGATTTCTGCAATTTATCCCACCCCCGTTGCGCCAGACAATATTGACCCTTATTTTGCAGAACATCAGCGACAGTTAGCCGATATTGTTGCTAGACAAAATTTGCAGGACAAAACCTATAGTGTGACAGCGCTTCCTGCAAGCCTTGTGACGGATACTCCAATTAGTTCAATAGCTCAATTACAGGAAGTTACAGCAAAGGTCATTGCTGAGCCTGTTATTGATCCAGTAACAGAACAGAAAGTCACTGCATTGACTAAAACCGACCGTAAAGTTTCTGTCGTTAAAGCGACAAGAACTCGCCGTACGAGCGTTTATTCTGTTGCTGCTGTTCCTAATCAACCACCATTGCAAGTCTATGTTGATATGAGGGAACCTAGAGGATTAGCCAGCTCCCCTGCTATTATTGAAAGTGCGTTGCCTGTTTCACTATTACCTAGCCCTGTAGCGCAAACGACCCACCATATCGTTGATTTTGGTGATGAGCATGCGCCAATTTATCTTTCCATCTCTAAACAAAATACATCTCAGCAACTAGCGCTCGAAGTTGAAGAAGCCAAAAGGCGCGATGAGGAGTTTTTAGACACTCATCCCATCGAAGCCGCAGAACGAGAGCTGGCAGCAGCACAAAGCCAGCTCTCTTCGGCAAGAGCTAATTTAGGGTTACGTCAACGACAATTACAGGCATTACAGAATACCTCCGAAGCGTTAGCTTTTACCGATCCACAGCGACATCCGTTAGAAATTCGTTTTGATGATTGGATCAGTGGATTAGGTTCAAGTTATCGTGACGGCAGCGTGTTGTTGCATCTCAATGCGATTATTGATTCGCCGACAAATTTAGCTTTTTTAATGCAGCATGGTGCTACTCGTTATGTTGCAGACGTTTTAGAGGTTAATAATATTGAAGCTCCCACGGAAGGGGGACGACGTGTAGCGCTAGCTGTACGTGATAAGCTGATTGAGCTGTATGATGAGCTGCACCAACGTTTTCTGCGTTCAATAAAACTTATTGATGATGCTGAAAAAATATTGGCGCTTGCGGAAGCTGAAGTCAAAGACGCGGAAGATAAAACCGCGGCAGCAGAAGATAAAGTTGCTAAGGAAAATAAGCGCAGAGAAGAAGGAACAGTTACTGGAAATGGAGAGGCGGTTGGCGAACAGTGGCTAGAAGATGCAAATAAAGGTAATGGTGTTCCAATCCCAGAACAGATCGCTGAAAAACTACGCGGGAAAAAATTTAAAACCTTTGATAAGTTTAGAAAAGCATTTTGGGAAGAGGTGTCGAAAGATCCTGAGTTATTTGATCAGTTTTGTGATGCGAATAAGGGCAATATAAAAAAAGGTAAAGCTCCAGTTCCTGTTGAAGAGGAACAGGTTGGCGGGCGAGTCAAATTTGAGTTACACCATGAAGAGCCGATAGCTCAGGGAGGAGAAGTATATGGTATAGATAATTTACGGGTTGTAACGCCAAAAAGACATATTGGAATTCATAAAAAAGGATAA
- a CDS encoding bacteriocin immunity protein — translation MKNSISDYTEAEFIIFVRKLFNVENTTEEEDIATLLEFKRLSEHPSGSDLIYYPNKNRPDTPEGVVQEVKEWRAQQGKPGFKVG, via the coding sequence ATGAAAAATAGTATTAGTGATTATACAGAAGCAGAGTTTATTATTTTTGTCCGAAAATTATTTAATGTTGAGAATACAACGGAAGAAGAGGATATCGCTACTCTTCTTGAATTTAAAAGGCTTAGTGAACATCCCTCTGGCTCCGATTTGATTTATTACCCAAATAAAAATAGGCCAGATACCCCTGAAGGGGTTGTTCAAGAAGTGAAAGAATGGCGAGCGCAGCAAGGGAAACCAGGTTTTAAAGTAGGTTAA
- the pncA gene encoding bifunctional nicotinamidase/pyrazinamidase, translating to MPMNKQSEDLVKSALLLVDLQNDFCTGGALAVADSDIVIQTANKAIELCQKQNIPIIASQDWHPANHLSFASNSGTQVGDIGKLNGIAQVWWPDHCVQGEYGAEFHPELNRDAIVEVFTKGENPQVDSYSAFFDNDKISQTRLHTWLQQQQITQLFIMGIATDYCVKFTVMDALKLGYNVDVLIDGCRGVNLSAMDSELALAEMSQKGATLLTTDSLQ from the coding sequence ATGCCGATGAATAAGCAAAGCGAGGATTTGGTTAAATCCGCGTTACTTTTAGTAGACTTACAAAATGATTTCTGTACTGGTGGTGCACTTGCCGTTGCAGATAGTGACATTGTAATACAGACAGCAAACAAAGCCATAGAGCTTTGCCAAAAGCAAAATATTCCCATTATTGCCAGTCAAGATTGGCACCCTGCGAACCACCTCAGCTTTGCCAGTAATTCAGGCACTCAAGTGGGGGATATTGGTAAATTAAATGGAATTGCGCAAGTTTGGTGGCCAGATCACTGTGTACAAGGAGAGTATGGCGCTGAATTTCATCCTGAATTAAATCGAGACGCGATTGTTGAGGTATTTACGAAAGGTGAGAACCCACAAGTTGATAGCTATAGTGCGTTTTTTGATAATGATAAAATTAGCCAAACTCGGTTACATACTTGGCTACAACAGCAACAAATTACCCAGTTATTTATTATGGGAATAGCCACCGACTATTGCGTCAAATTTACAGTCATGGATGCACTAAAGTTAGGCTACAACGTCGATGTCCTGATTGATGGTTGCCGTGGTGTCAATCTATCAGCCATGGACAGTGAACTCGCTTTAGCTGAAATGTCACAAAAAGGCGCTACTTTACTGACGACGGATTCTTTGCAATAA
- the ansA gene encoding asparaginase, translating to MQKKSIYVVYTGGTIGMRHSPQGYIPVSGHLQAQLAKMPEFHRPEMPAFTIREHQPLIDSSDITPEDWQIIADDISANYDSYDGFVILHGTDTMAYTASALSFMLENLRKPVIVTGSQIPLEALRSDGQTNLLNALYLAANYPINEVGLFFNNKLYRGNRTVKAHADGFDAFTSPNCSPLMEAGIHIRTFNTCPAPIGIGSLITHRITPQPIGVVMLYPGLSIEIVRNILQQPVKALILRSYGVGNAPQQPELLKILHDATNRGIIVVNLTQCISGRVNMEGYATGHALAEAGVISGFDMTFEAALSKLHYLLSQNYTPAHVRELMQNNLRGELSYADE from the coding sequence ATGCAGAAGAAATCGATTTACGTTGTGTATACCGGAGGAACTATCGGTATGCGCCACTCCCCCCAAGGCTACATTCCTGTTTCAGGACACTTGCAAGCACAGCTAGCTAAAATGCCTGAATTCCACAGACCAGAAATGCCTGCATTTACGATTAGGGAACACCAGCCTTTAATTGACTCTTCTGATATTACCCCAGAAGATTGGCAAATTATCGCTGACGATATTAGTGCTAATTATGATAGCTATGATGGTTTTGTTATTTTGCATGGCACCGATACCATGGCTTATACCGCCTCAGCATTATCATTTATGTTAGAAAACTTACGTAAACCCGTTATTGTGACAGGGTCACAAATACCCTTAGAAGCATTACGTTCAGATGGGCAAACCAACTTACTAAATGCCTTATATTTAGCCGCTAATTATCCGATTAATGAAGTTGGCTTATTTTTTAATAATAAATTGTATCGGGGCAATCGTACTGTCAAAGCGCATGCAGATGGCTTCGATGCATTTACATCGCCTAACTGCTCTCCTTTAATGGAAGCTGGGATCCATATACGTACTTTTAATACATGCCCTGCACCTATTGGTATTGGTTCTTTGATCACTCATCGCATCACACCGCAACCCATTGGTGTTGTCATGCTTTACCCAGGCTTATCCATTGAGATTGTGCGTAATATTCTTCAACAACCTGTTAAAGCACTAATTTTACGTTCATATGGTGTAGGAAATGCGCCTCAGCAGCCTGAATTACTAAAAATCCTCCACGATGCAACAAACCGAGGTATTATTGTGGTAAATCTGACTCAGTGCATTTCGGGTCGTGTAAATATGGAAGGTTATGCGACAGGTCATGCCCTCGCTGAGGCAGGTGTCATTAGTGGGTTTGATATGACATTTGAAGCAGCATTGAGCAAATTACATTATTTACTTAGTCAAAATTATACACCGGCACATGTTCGGGAATTAATGCAAAATAATCTAAGAGGCGAACTCAGCTATGCCGATGAATAA